The Apostichopus japonicus isolate 1M-3 chromosome 10, ASM3797524v1, whole genome shotgun sequence genomic sequence AATGACAGCATCAGGAgataaaaatggaaagaaatcaaTGGAAAGTAAGTAACGATGCAGTGTATTATTTAACCCAGTAATTTAAAGGGACATTATTTGCTGCATGAACAGAAAGAGTTAATAATTGGGACAATTGTCTGATGATAATACTACCTACTCTACATTAATGTCCTTTAATATAATGCTTTATAGCACTCATACTCCCTGTAcaaaacagttcctaacctttttttattgaaaaatacaatatttcaatACTGCGCATGCTGTAATGATTACAAATGCTTTGAAGCATGCTATGAAAGTACACGCAGTTTATAAAACACAAATTGCTCCGATTGAGTGATGAACAAATTGTTGAGAAGGGggaaagggaaggggaagggaaagATTAGGTTGTGTTATTTCTTTTACTTAGTTACTTGATAATTGATACTCATATGATGATTACCATTACTGAATTTACCACCAAGAAATTGACAGGTTATGAAGATTAAAGTTATTTCTGACCTGTAAACAATGTAACATATAGTAGCATACTGTAGCCCCAGTGGCAAGGGGACTCGGGGAACAGGTTCCCCCTCATCTTTTGAGCAGCCTTTACCCTTATATATCTggagcccccacccccctccaaccTCTTACCTTAATATTGAATCGATGTAAATAGCTACAGATTCTATGATAAGTATAATATATGCAGTGTAATTACTAACCtatattttgctttctttttgctttcattttgatTTCTCTCTCTCCAGTTTCCAGGAAAAGGAAGTTTGTGTCATTATTGATCTGTCTTGGGACGGTAGTTGCATCCGTCTTGCAGCTTGGCATCTCATTCTGGGCCAGCAGAACAGTACTTAACATCTCAGCAGGGTCATTTTGGGCTTCCTTACCAGTATGTATAATAGTTAATGTTATCTTTACAAGTGATTAATTGCCATATCTATGGGCAGTTGCAGGgctgggggaaggggaggggtgtgggttcccactttattttcttgtggggggtgggggagcacTAGAAATTAGAAACAAACACTTTAATTTTAATCATAACAAGTGCATAGATGGACATTTACATTTTGGCAAAATATTGCCCTCTGACCTCCATTTACAATACACACTTTTAAGAAGTTCCATTTATTTTCTATCATGCATTTGTCTTGGTAAAATTGTATAGCAGTCGTTTTATGTTCCTTGATGTTGATGTAGTGACTGATGATAGACCAGCACAGTATTATAATTATACGCATCTGTATATAGTTACATGTGTTAATCTTAACATAAAGACTgcattctgtatatatataggaaagTAAATTATTGCTTGTGACAGATTCAGAGCACTATGCATCTAACTTAAATATGCAATCTAGGGAAATAAAACATGTCATTGTCTACacctgaaataaaaataaaaatgtcatgTGTGCAAAATCTATCACAGCCAAACAATCTATTGTTTGGTTTTAAGATGTGCCAGCGAGTAACCCGTAATATCTATCGGAAGAAATTGTTTCATGACTGGCGGAtgtaaatcaatatttaaacTACTCTGCTTTCTGCAGGTACTTTTAGGAATTGTAGTGGCATCTGCTGGTATATTCTGTGGGAAGCCCGGAAAATGTGCCATGTCCGCCGGTATTTCGTTTCTGGTCGTGGGAGTTCTCGTTGTTGTGGTCGGTGCAATAATAGATGGAATCACTGCGACAGCTGTCTCGGTAAGCATCGATTGATTATAAATGGatgaggggatggggggggggatgggagggaggTGGAGGAGATCAGGGGGAAAGCTAATATCTGCCCAGCTTTATGCATTGTATTTGTTCTTCAGAATTGTCTCCTTGCATACATTTAATTGTTTCTGTATATTGGGTTTCATCGCAAATACAAATGTAATTATTCTTACTCTGGAGTTAATATGCAGAAATGATTTTAGATACGAATCTTGCATCTCTATGTCAATTAATAACAAAACTGATCTACCTTGAAATTAAATCTGTAAGATAAGTTTTGGCGCAAGTAAAGAGATCAGAATTCCCATTTTAAAAATGATAACTTAAAGGATATGAAACGTCCGTGGTTTGGAAGAATTTAATTAATGCACACCGAAAATTATTTTGTGGGATTTTCTTTCATTCCAGCCAATTCAATGTGAGAAAGTTGATTTTCTCATGAAAAAATCTGATTGTAATTCTTTATTGAATGCTATTTAATACCCCATCGtggaatttcattgtttttcaCATGTTTAATTTCTTTATACAGAGTATTGACTTCAGTCAATGCAGGCATTCTCCTGCTGGTCAGGCTAATTGTACCCACCTGTACCCCTGTAATGTCCAGCTGGCCTGGGCTAATACCTGTTACTGCTGTCATCTCACACAAAGAACAAATGATGAGTGTTATTTTAGACACGTTGGGtaagattttacaattttagaGGTCTACGGACgccattgtcctaatcactaaAAACTTCAACAAAATTTAATGGGATTATCACACAAAACAAATGTACTAAATAAGTAGCAAATTGACTATAGGTGTCCGTAgtactttaaagggtgtgaagactcgcgcacaaagaaacgtctcatataccggtaatctgacctagtttaaaatgaggtgtaacagatgtgttagacaccaccatcgatcccagaaaatacacacacagcttgctaccgtcggtaattagacactagtgtacagttgATGCAACAGCTACAgttaatacccacaacacagtgtacatagcagcgtggacatctcaggtctagataaaagataacaaggtatcacgtttcattactgtctgcattttgtagcaacaggaagaaaacgtcatttgcaagcaacggaaggTGAACTTTTTCAGGGgccagtcttcaatgccttgaaAGGTCTACGGCCACCATTTTCCTAATCAGTAAAAACTtcaacagattttttttcccgtCTAATTATCACATAGAATTCCCAGTCCTCTAACTTTAAGACGGTGTTTATGTAGTAGAATTTCACCAGTCCCCTGTGGCCCTCTATCAAGATCAAAGCATGTCCACTCCTTTGTATGAGATGCTTACATGTACTGTTTGTTAGTTACCTTGTCACAATCACCACAGCAACCACCACAGACACATACGAAAATATCTCTCATTACTTGTTCAAGACTTGATATGTACGCACAAATGAATTTCATAGTAGTTCGTAAAC encodes the following:
- the LOC139975172 gene encoding uncharacterized protein isoform X3, which produces MTASGDKNGKKSMEISRKRKFVSLLICLGTVVASVLQLGISFWASRTVLNISAGSFWASLPVLLGIVVASAGIFCGKPGKCAMSAGISFLVVGVLVVVVGAIIDGITATAVSSIDFSQCRHSPAGQANCTHLYPCNVQLAWANTCYCCHLTQRTNDECYFRHVGLSQHPSIFAGVSSCDQVSKRYIRLLWTSVVCCCLVFAFAIISIVTICLFRRKVLVARDYMSPVKNTTTPTTPSAPGPSTPPEGNVTYSFPQRQNSINQPAQPTQQRVSLVVQTPPGYAGGPVYQPTVVAVPCTIEQSPPTYSQQPPTAPGYM